One Helicobacter pylori genomic window, CAAGCAAGATGAATTGCTCTTAGAAGCTTTCAACTCTGCCGTAGCCGCCAACATTGGGAATAAGGAATTCAATTCAGCCGTTTTTACAGGTTTGGTGCAAGGCATTATTGATCAATCCCAATCGGTTTATAACGAACTCAATACAAACCCCATTAGCGGGAGTGCGGTTAGTAGCGCTGGGATAGATAGCAACCAAGCTAACGCTGTGCAAGGGCGCGCTAATCAGCTCTCTAACGCTCTTTATAACGCGCAAGTAACTTTGGATAAAATCAATGCGCTCAACAATCAGGTTAGGAGCATGCCTTACTTGCCCCAATTCAGAGCCGGGAACAGCCGTTCAACGAATATTTTAAACGGGTTTTACACTAAAATAGGCTATAAGCAATTCTTCGGGAAGAAAAGGAATATCGGTTTGCGCTATTATGGTTTCTTTTCTTATAACGGAGCGAGCGTGGGCTTTAGATCCACTCAAAATAATGTAGGGTTATACACTTATGGGGTGGGGACTGATGTGTTGTATAACATCTTTAGCCGCTCCTATCAAAACCGCTCTGTGGATATGGGCTTTTTTAGCGGTATCCAATTAGCCGGTGAGACCGTCCAATCCACGCTCAGAGATGACCCCAATGTGAAATTGCATGGGAAAGTCAATAACACGCACTTCCAGTTTCTCTTTGACTTCGGTATGCGGATGAACTTCGGTAAGTTGGACGGGAAATCCAACCGCCACAACCAGCACACGGTGGAATTTGGCGTAGTGGTGCCTACGATTTATAACACTTATTACAAATCCGCAGGGACTACCGTGAAGTATTTCCGTCCTTATAGCGTTTATTGGTCTTATGGGTATTCATTCTAAGAAAGGGGGGATCAGACAAATATGAAACAAAATTTAAAGCCATTCAAAATGATTAAGGAAAATTTAATGACACAATCTCAAAAAGTAAGATTCTTAGCCCCTTTAAGCCTAGCGTTAAGCTTGAGCTTCAATCCAGTGGGCGCTGAAGAAGATGGGGGCTTTATGACCTTTGGGTATGAATTAGGTCAGGTAGTCCAACAAGTGAAAAACCCGGGTAAAATCAAAGCCGAAGAATTAGCCGGCCTGTTAAACTCTAATACGACAAACAACACCAATATCAATATTGCAGGCACAGGAGGCAATGTCGCCGGGACTTTGGGCAACCTTTTTATGAACCAATTGGGCAATTTGATTGATTTGTATCCCACTTTGAACACTGCCAACATCCATCAATGTGGTGCTAATAATAATGGTAGTAGTAGTAGTGCGGCCACTACTGCTGCTACTACTAGTAATTCTCCTTGTTTCCAAGGTAACCTGAGTCTTTATAACGAAATGGTTAGCTCTATCAAAACTTTGAGTAAAGACCTCAAAAACAATACCTTTCAAGGCAACAACAACACCACGAGCGCTAATCTCTCCAACCAGCTCAGTAATCTTAACACCGCCAGCGTTTATTTGGCTTACATGAACTCCTTCTTAAACGCCAATAACCAAGCGGGTGGGATTTTTCAAAACAACACTAGTCAAGCTTATGGAAATGGTGTTACCGCCCAACAAATCGCTTATGTCCTAAAGCAAGCTTCAATCACTATGGGGCCAAGCGGTAATAGCGGGGCTGCCGGTGCGTTTTTGGACGCCGCTTTAGCGCAGCATGTTTTCAACTCTGCTAACGCTGGGAATGATTTGAGCGCTAAGGAATTCACTAGCTTGGTGCAAAATATCGTCGATACTTCTCAAAACGCTTTAACGCTAGCCAACAACGCTAACATCAGCAATTCAACAGGCTATCAAGTGAGCTATGGCGGGAATATTGATCAAGCGCGCTCTACCCAACTAATAAACAACACCACAAACACTTTGGCTAAAGTTAGCGCTTTGAATAACGAGCTTAAAGCTAACCCATGGCTTGGGAATTTCGCTGCCGGTAACAGCTCTCAAGTGAATGCGTTTAACGGGTTTATCACTAAAATCGGTTATAAGCAATTCTTTGGAGAAAACAAGAATGTGGGCTTACGCTACTACGGCTTCTTCAGCTATAACGGCGCGGGCGTGGGTAACGGCCCTACTTACAATCAAGTCAATTTGCTCACTTATGGGGTGG contains:
- the alpA gene encoding Hop family adhesin AlpA — protein: MMKKNRTLFLSLALCASMSYAEDDGGFFTVGYQLGQVMQDVQNPGGTKRDELARELNADTTNNILNNNTGGNVAGALSNAFSQYLYSLLGAYPEKLNGNDVSANALLGGAVGSGTCAAAGTAGGNSLNTQSACTAAGYYWLPSLSDRVLSTIGSQTNYGTNTNFPNMQQQLTYLNAANVFFNAMNKALEKNGTATTSGTSGPTGSDGQTYSQQAIQYLQGQQNILNNAANLLKQDELLLEAFNSAVAANIGNKEFNSAVFTGLVQGIIDQSQSVYNELNTNPISGSAVSSAGIDSNQANAVQGRANQLSNALYNAQVTLDKINALNNQVRSMPYLPQFRAGNSRSTNILNGFYTKIGYKQFFGKKRNIGLRYYGFFSYNGASVGFRSTQNNVGLYTYGVGTDVLYNIFSRSYQNRSVDMGFFSGIQLAGETVQSTLRDDPNVKLHGKVNNTHFQFLFDFGMRMNFGKLDGKSNRHNQHTVEFGVVVPTIYNTYYKSAGTTVKYFRPYSVYWSYGYSF
- the alpB gene encoding Hop family adhesin AlpB; amino-acid sequence: MKQNLKPFKMIKENLMTQSQKVRFLAPLSLALSLSFNPVGAEEDGGFMTFGYELGQVVQQVKNPGKIKAEELAGLLNSNTTNNTNINIAGTGGNVAGTLGNLFMNQLGNLIDLYPTLNTANIHQCGANNNGSSSSAATTAATTSNSPCFQGNLSLYNEMVSSIKTLSKDLKNNTFQGNNNTTSANLSNQLSNLNTASVYLAYMNSFLNANNQAGGIFQNNTSQAYGNGVTAQQIAYVLKQASITMGPSGNSGAAGAFLDAALAQHVFNSANAGNDLSAKEFTSLVQNIVDTSQNALTLANNANISNSTGYQVSYGGNIDQARSTQLINNTTNTLAKVSALNNELKANPWLGNFAAGNSSQVNAFNGFITKIGYKQFFGENKNVGLRYYGFFSYNGAGVGNGPTYNQVNLLTYGVGTDVLYNVFSRSFGSRSLNAGFFGGIQLAGDTYISTLRNSPQLASRPTATKFQFLFDVGLRMNFGILKKDLKSHNQHSIEIGVQIPTIYNTYYKAGGAEVKYFRPYSVYWVYGYAF